One part of the Alosa alosa isolate M-15738 ecotype Scorff River chromosome 4, AALO_Geno_1.1, whole genome shotgun sequence genome encodes these proteins:
- the LOC125293731 gene encoding uncharacterized protein LOC125293731, with translation MMKPKLIGKVLLLKWCMLSIVPAMNPLDMHPITSSSDCPLISCLAFHQVMAAHPIKSMQRNGEEGWKRLTSLASKATKGCGKRGKDGYDRKIHGAELSPGCRVLIRNLTERDGPGKLRSFWEERVHVVVKRKHPDSPVYEVQPEDGQGRTRVLHRNLLLPCDFLPVEMDTPEKNRGEKQHKQKKSRPTQYTEPESSSDSEEDEWRCISGWSQGDSPRQTRSNLRADATEFQPQTAAPALEGDDGMERQNLWTSDSDGDQEDMIKTELEQEVPAGAAE, from the coding sequence ATGATGAAGCCAAAGCTGATTGGAAAAGTTCTCTTGCTAAAGTGGTGCATGCTTTCAATTGTACCCGCAATGAATCCACTGGATATGCACCCTATTACCTCCTCTTCGGATTGCCCATTGATCTCATGTTTGGCATTCCACCAAGTGATGGCAGCGCATCCCATCAAGAGTATGCAAAGAaatggagaagaaggatggaaGAGGCTTACCAGTTTAGCTTCCAAGGCGACAAAGGGTTGtgggaaaagaggaaaagatgGGTATGACAGAAAGATCCATGGAGCAGAACTGTCTCCTGGCTGTAGAGTGCTGATTAGGAacttgacagagagagatgggccaGGGAAACTTAGATCGTTCTGggaagagagagtgcatgtaGTTGTAAAGAGGAAACATCCAGACAGTCCAGTTTATGAAGTACAACCAGAGGATGGCCAGGGTCGCACCAGAGTACTTCATCGGAATCTGCTGCTCCCCTGTGATTTCCTGCCAGTGGAGATGGACACTCCAGAAAAGAATAGAGGTGAGAagcaacacaaacagaaaaagtCACGACCAACACAGTACACGGAACCCGAGTCTTCATCTGACagtgaagaggatgaatggagatGCATCTCTGGATGGTCCCAAGGAGATTCCCCCAGACAAACCCGGAGCAACCTCAGAGCGGATGCTACAGAGTTCCAGCCTCAGACGGCAGCACCAGCACTTGAGGGAGACGACGGGATGGAAAGACAGAACCTGTGGACATCAGATTCAGACGGAGACCAGGAAGACATGATTAAGACTGAGCTAGAACAGGAGGTGCCAGCAGGCGCAGCTGAATAG
- the tulp1a gene encoding tubby-related protein 1, whose amino-acid sequence MSAEKDLKKPKKKKQEADSAKTSGADAKPKKPKAKKTEEVSDEEGSTPSKNGKKVKKKKPEKDKEETGEKDTKKKAKSVPKKKLSLDAEDNNDDDGGQKTTKKKITKESSLSVAKDKKSKAKDTKSESDTKEKTSKSKKQPVSMFQINGDKPPVPKKEASKSDDDESESENKPSKSKKKPPASSASMFQTGGDKDKSKDKSKEKDKSKEKDKSKDKDKDKDKDNDKKGKKKAKADDSDDEGTETTKKKGKGKKSRKEERPPSPEIEFDDLEEFVLQPAPEGVTVKCKVTRDKRGMDRGFYPTYFIHLDNEKKTFLLAGRKRKKSTTSNYLISIDATDLSRGGENFVGKLRSNLVGTKFTVFDNGLNPDRALRDMSNARQELAAIIYETNVLGFKGPRKMTVVIPGMNEDSERVPIQARNDYDGLLMRYQNRQMDNLIELHNKTPVWNDDTASYVLNFNGRVTQASVKNFQIVHSKDSSYIVMQFGRVAEDIFTLDYNYPMCAVQAFAIALSSFDGKLACE is encoded by the exons ATGTCAGCAGAAAAG GATCTGAAGAAGCCTAAAAAGAAAAAGCAAGAAGCTGATTCAGCAAAGACCAGCGGTGCAGATGCCAAACCAAAGAAGCCAAAAGCCAAGAAGACTGAAGAAGTCTCAGACGAAGAAGGCAGCACACCTTCAAAAA atggaaaaaaagtgaagaaaaagaaacCTGAGAAGGATAAAGAGGAAACAGGAGAAAAGGACACAAAGAAGAAAGCCAAAAGTGTGCCCAAAAAGAAATTAA GTTTAGATGCAGaagataataatgatgatgatggtggtcaAAAAACAACCAAGAAAAAAATCACAAAGGAGAGTTCCCTCTCTGTTGCCAAGGATAAGAAGTCAAAGGCCAAAG ACACTAAAAGTGAGTCAGACACCAAAGAAAAGACTTCCAAGTCCAAAAAGCAGCCTGTTTCCATGTTTCAAATAAATGGAGACAAACCACCTGTCCCAAAAAAGGAAG CTTCCAAGTCTGACGATGATGAAAGTGAATCGGAGAATAAACCTAGCAAATCCAAAAAGAAGCCCCCTGCAAGTTCTGCCTCAATGTTTCAAACTGGAGGGGACAAAGACAAGAGTAAAGACAAGAGcaaagagaaagacaagagcaaagagaaagacaagagcaaagacaaagacaaagacaaagacaaggaCAATGACAAAAAGGGGAAGAAGAAGG CAAAAgctgatgacagtgatgatgaggGCACCGAGACGActaaaaaaaaggggaaaggcaaaaaaagcagaaag GAGGAACGACCTCCATCGCCTGAAATAGAGTTTGATGACCTGGAAGAATTTGTTCTCCAGCCTGCTCCTGAAGGGGTCACTGTGAAATGCAAAGTCACGCGGGACAAAAGGGGAATGGACCGAGGCTTTTACCCCACATACTTTATACACCTGGACAATGAAAAGAAG ACCTTTTTGTTGGCTGGGAGGAAACGTAAGAAAAGCACAACCTCAAATTACTTGATATCAATAGATGCCACTGATTTGTCACGAGGAGGTGAAAATTTTGTGGGGAAGTTGAG GTCAAATCTTGTGGGCACCAAGTTCACTGTGTTTGATAATGGTCTTAATCCTGACCGAGCCCTCAGAGACATGTCCAATGCTCGGCAAGAGCTTGCAGCAATTATCTAT GAGACTAATGTCCTGGGTTTCAAAGGCCCGAGAAAGATGACTGTGGTCATCCCTGGGATGAACGAGGACAGTGAGCGAGTGCCAATCCAGGCCCGCAAC GACTATGATGGGCTACTGATGCGCTATCAGAACAGGCAGATGGACAACCTGATAGAGCTGCACAACAAGACTCCTGTTTGGAATGATGACACTGCGTCTTACGTACTCAACTTCAATGGTCGGGTCACGCAAGCTTCTGTGAAGAACTTTCAGATCGTCCACAGCAAAGACA GCAGTTACATTGTGATGCAGTTTGGAAGAGTGGCTGAGGACATCTTCACATTGGATTATAACTACCCCATGTGCGCTGTTCAAGCCTTTGCCATCGCTCTGTCCAGTTTTGATGGGAAACTGGCCTGTGAATAG